In a single window of the Pseudomonas lutea genome:
- a CDS encoding molecular chaperone HscC: MIVGIDLGTTNSLVAVWRDGATQLVSNALGDLLTPSVVGLDDEGHVLVGKAARERLQTHPGKTTALFKRHMGSAHEVKLGARKYRPEELSALVLKSLKADVERAFGEPVTEAVISVPAYFSDAQRKATKVAGELAGLKVEKLINEPTAAALAYGLHQKEGETSFLVFDLGGGTFDVSILELFDGVMEVRASAGDNFLGGEDFDNVLLEHFVALHKQEPQFPPAATVMQTLRREAERVRKALGQQASADFVLRHADHEWRKPVTQDKLVELYAPLLERLRAPIERALRDARIRVADLDEILLVGGTTRMPLIRKLTASLFGRFPSLTLNPDEVVAQGAAIQAGLKARDSALEEVVLTDVCPYTLGIETTQRIGEHFESGHYLPIIERNTVVPVSRVRTVNTLSDHQQSVIVRIFQGESRKVKDNVALGELDIKVPRRPAGEVELEVRFTYDNNGILEADVRIPMTGEAHTLVIENNPGVLTPVEIKERLKALESLKTHPREQQVNTHMTAKLERLYQEYLGEARELVGAWASQFQHVLDTQDERQISEVRNKLTEQLERFERGDW, encoded by the coding sequence ATGATCGTCGGAATAGATCTCGGCACCACCAACAGTCTGGTGGCCGTCTGGCGCGATGGCGCGACGCAATTGGTCAGCAATGCATTGGGTGATCTGTTGACCCCCAGTGTTGTCGGGCTGGACGATGAAGGTCACGTACTGGTGGGCAAAGCTGCGCGTGAACGTCTTCAGACCCATCCGGGCAAGACGACGGCATTGTTCAAGCGGCACATGGGCAGTGCGCATGAAGTGAAGCTGGGCGCGCGTAAATACCGTCCGGAAGAACTCTCGGCGCTGGTGCTGAAAAGCCTGAAAGCCGACGTTGAGCGTGCGTTCGGCGAACCGGTGACGGAAGCGGTGATCAGCGTGCCGGCGTATTTCAGCGACGCGCAACGCAAGGCCACCAAAGTGGCTGGCGAGTTGGCGGGGCTCAAGGTCGAGAAGTTGATCAACGAGCCAACGGCCGCCGCGCTGGCCTACGGGCTTCATCAAAAGGAAGGCGAGACTTCATTTCTGGTCTTCGACCTGGGTGGCGGCACCTTCGACGTGTCGATTCTTGAGCTGTTCGACGGTGTGATGGAAGTACGCGCCAGCGCGGGGGATAACTTCCTCGGCGGCGAAGATTTCGACAACGTGCTGCTTGAGCACTTTGTGGCGTTACACAAACAGGAACCCCAATTCCCCCCAGCGGCAACGGTGATGCAAACGCTTCGTCGCGAGGCGGAGCGCGTGCGCAAAGCGCTGGGGCAGCAAGCGAGTGCGGATTTCGTGCTGCGGCATGCCGACCACGAATGGCGTAAACCGGTGACTCAGGACAAGCTGGTCGAGCTGTATGCACCGCTGCTCGAACGTCTGCGCGCGCCGATCGAGCGCGCACTGAGGGATGCGCGCATTCGTGTCGCGGACCTCGATGAAATCCTCCTGGTGGGCGGCACCACGCGCATGCCGCTGATTCGCAAACTGACCGCCAGCCTGTTTGGCCGCTTCCCTTCCCTCACGCTCAACCCCGACGAAGTGGTAGCGCAGGGCGCGGCGATCCAGGCCGGCCTCAAAGCCCGGGACTCGGCGCTTGAAGAAGTGGTGCTGACCGATGTCTGCCCGTACACCCTCGGGATCGAAACCACGCAGCGCATTGGCGAGCATTTCGAAAGCGGTCACTACCTGCCGATCATCGAACGCAACACGGTCGTGCCGGTAAGTCGGGTGAGGACGGTCAACACCCTCAGCGACCACCAACAATCCGTCATCGTGAGAATCTTTCAGGGCGAAAGCCGCAAGGTGAAGGACAACGTGGCGTTGGGCGAACTCGACATCAAGGTGCCGCGCCGTCCGGCTGGAGAGGTCGAACTGGAGGTGCGATTTACTTACGACAATAACGGCATTCTGGAAGCCGACGTGCGCATCCCGATGACAGGTGAAGCACACACGCTGGTGATCGAAAACAACCCTGGCGTGCTGACGCCTGTCGAGATTAAGGAGCGGCTGAAGGCGCTTGAGTCGTTGAAGACTCATCCCCGCGAACAGCAAGTCAACACGCACATGACTGCGAAGCTTGAGCGGCTTTATCAGGAGTACCTG
- a CDS encoding DUF4431 domain-containing protein yields MDLFPRLRPLWVLLICVVPVALAHATPCHQYEPAETTLSGTLTRQVFPGPPSFEDVVTGDEPQVGFYLSLAEPLCMDGSENGADVSVEDGQTLVQLVLGAPDFDTLRPYLDQPVVLKGTLFGAVSGYHHTQVLLQQVELVSGAVAPPVNCEAVKQSARRELENFDPALQGKIIGNKAWVYQAPHPACTDKLASLAPDTLVSVKGIGTGGWVRAQFTGSDGKEHSAWLDQAYVLIGAGEVEE; encoded by the coding sequence ATGGATCTCTTCCCCCGTCTACGCCCTTTGTGGGTATTGCTCATTTGCGTGGTGCCAGTCGCGCTGGCCCACGCCACGCCGTGCCATCAATACGAGCCCGCTGAAACGACGCTGAGTGGCACGCTGACGCGTCAGGTATTCCCCGGCCCGCCGAGTTTTGAAGACGTCGTTACGGGCGATGAGCCCCAAGTGGGTTTCTATCTCTCACTGGCCGAACCTTTGTGCATGGACGGCAGTGAAAACGGGGCAGATGTCAGCGTCGAAGACGGCCAGACGTTAGTGCAACTGGTGCTTGGCGCTCCCGACTTCGACACCTTGCGGCCGTACCTGGATCAGCCCGTTGTGCTCAAAGGCACCTTGTTTGGCGCTGTGTCCGGCTATCACCACACCCAGGTCCTGCTGCAGCAGGTTGAGCTTGTCAGCGGAGCGGTGGCGCCGCCTGTCAATTGCGAGGCAGTAAAGCAGTCCGCCAGACGTGAGCTTGAGAACTTCGACCCGGCGCTGCAGGGCAAAATCATCGGCAACAAAGCGTGGGTCTACCAGGCGCCTCATCCAGCCTGTACCGACAAACTCGCATCGCTTGCGCCTGACACCCTGGTGAGCGTGAAAGGCATTGGAACGGGCGGCTGGGTACGAGCGCAATTCACGGGAAGTGATGGCAAAGAGCATTCGGCTTGGCTGGATCAGGCGTATGTACTGATCGGGGCGGGGGAGGTGGAGGAGTGA
- the gabD gene encoding NADP-dependent succinate-semialdehyde dehydrogenase, with protein sequence MQLKDSKLFRQQAYINGAWADADGGQTIKVNNPSTNEILGTVPKMGAAETRRAIEAANKALPAWRALTAKERGAKLRRWFELMIENQDDLGRLMTLEQGKPLAEAKGEIAYAASFIEWFSEEAKRVYGDVIPGHQPDKRLIVLKQPIGVTAAITPWNFPAAMITRKAGPALAAGCTMVLKPASQTPYSALALAELAERAGIPAGVFSVVTGSAGDIGSELTSNPIVRKLSFTGSTEIGRQLMAECAHDIKKVSLELGGNAPFIVFDDADLDKAVEGAIISKYRNNGQTCVCANRIYVQDAVYDAFAEKLQVAVAKLKVGDGLTEGTTTGPLIDEKAVAKVKEHIADALSKGAKVLSGGNSLEGNFFEPTILVNVPKNAAVAKEETFGPLAPLFRFKDEDEVIAMANDTEFGLASYFYAQNLSRVFRVAEALEYGMVGINTGLISNEVAPFGGVKASGLGREGSKYGIEDYLEIKYLCLSV encoded by the coding sequence ATGCAGCTCAAAGACTCGAAGTTGTTCCGCCAACAGGCGTACATCAATGGCGCGTGGGCGGATGCCGACGGCGGTCAGACCATCAAGGTCAACAACCCGTCGACCAACGAGATCCTTGGCACCGTGCCCAAGATGGGCGCCGCTGAAACCCGCCGCGCCATCGAAGCGGCCAACAAGGCATTACCCGCCTGGCGTGCACTGACCGCCAAAGAGCGTGGCGCCAAGCTGCGTCGCTGGTTCGAGCTGATGATTGAAAACCAGGATGACCTCGGCCGGTTGATGACCCTGGAGCAGGGCAAGCCACTGGCTGAGGCCAAAGGTGAAATCGCCTACGCCGCATCCTTTATTGAGTGGTTTTCCGAAGAAGCCAAGCGCGTCTACGGCGACGTCATTCCGGGCCACCAGCCTGACAAGCGTCTGATCGTGCTCAAGCAGCCGATCGGCGTGACCGCGGCCATCACGCCGTGGAATTTCCCTGCGGCGATGATCACCCGTAAAGCCGGCCCAGCGCTGGCGGCAGGCTGCACCATGGTGCTCAAGCCCGCTTCGCAAACGCCTTACTCGGCATTGGCGCTGGCTGAGCTGGCCGAGCGTGCTGGCATTCCGGCTGGCGTGTTCAGCGTGGTGACCGGCAGCGCCGGTGACATCGGCAGCGAGCTGACCAGCAACCCGATCGTGCGCAAGCTGTCGTTCACCGGCTCGACCGAGATCGGTCGCCAGTTGATGGCCGAATGCGCCCACGACATTAAGAAAGTCTCGCTGGAGCTGGGCGGCAATGCGCCCTTTATCGTGTTCGACGACGCCGATCTGGACAAGGCCGTTGAAGGCGCGATCATCTCCAAGTACCGCAACAACGGCCAGACGTGCGTGTGTGCCAACCGCATCTACGTGCAGGACGCGGTATACGACGCCTTCGCCGAGAAGCTGCAGGTCGCCGTTGCCAAGCTTAAAGTCGGTGATGGTCTGACCGAAGGCACCACCACCGGCCCGTTGATTGATGAAAAGGCGGTGGCCAAGGTCAAGGAGCACATCGCCGACGCGCTGAGCAAAGGCGCGAAGGTGCTGAGCGGTGGCAACAGCCTGGAAGGTAACTTCTTCGAACCGACTATTCTGGTCAACGTGCCGAAAAACGCAGCCGTGGCGAAGGAAGAGACATTTGGCCCGCTGGCGCCTCTGTTCCGCTTCAAAGACGAAGACGAAGTGATCGCCATGGCCAACGACACCGAGTTTGGGTTGGCGTCGTATTTCTACGCCCAGAACCTGAGCCGCGTCTTCCGCGTGGCGGAAGCGCTGGAATACGGCATGGTGGGCATCAACACCGGCCTGATTTCCAACGAAGTGGCACCGTTCGGTGGCGTCAAGGCGTCGGGTCTGGGCCGTGAAGGCTCCAAATACGGCATCGAAGATTATCTGGAAATCAAATACCTTTGCCTCAGCGTCTGA
- the gabT gene encoding 4-aminobutyrate--2-oxoglutarate transaminase, producing MSKTNASLMKRREAAIPRGVGQIHPIFADSAKNATVTDVEGNEFIDFAGGIAVLNTGHLHPKIVAAVQEQLTKLTHTCFQVLAYEPYVELCEKINAKVPGDFDKKTFLVTTGSEAVENAVKIARAATGRAGVIAFTGAYHGRTMMTLGLTGKVVPYSAGMGLMPGGIFRAIYPNELHGVSVDDSIASIERIFKNDAEPKDIAAIIIEPVQGEGGFYVAPKAFMARLRELCDKHGILLIADEVQTGAGRTGTFFAMEQMGVSADLTTFAKSIAGGFPLAGVCGKAEYMDAIAPGGLGGTYAGSPIACAAALAVMEVFEEEHLLDRCKAVGERLVTGLRAIQAKYPVIGEVRALGAMIAVECFENGDTHKPNAAAVAQVIAKARDKGLILLSCGTYGNVLRVLVPLTSPDEQLDKGLKIIEECFAEIA from the coding sequence ATGAGCAAAACCAACGCATCCCTGATGAAACGCCGCGAAGCTGCTATCCCCCGCGGCGTTGGTCAAATCCACCCGATCTTCGCCGACTCCGCGAAGAACGCTACCGTCACCGACGTTGAAGGCAACGAGTTCATCGACTTCGCCGGCGGGATTGCGGTACTGAACACCGGTCACCTGCACCCGAAAATCGTCGCAGCGGTCCAGGAGCAACTCACCAAGCTGACGCACACTTGCTTCCAGGTGCTGGCTTACGAGCCTTACGTTGAGCTGTGCGAGAAGATCAACGCCAAGGTGCCGGGTGACTTCGACAAGAAAACCTTTCTGGTAACCACTGGCTCCGAAGCGGTTGAAAACGCCGTGAAGATTGCCCGTGCCGCCACCGGTCGCGCCGGTGTGATTGCCTTCACTGGCGCCTACCACGGTCGCACCATGATGACCCTTGGTCTGACCGGTAAAGTCGTGCCGTACTCGGCCGGCATGGGCCTGATGCCAGGCGGTATCTTCCGCGCCATCTACCCGAACGAGCTGCACGGTGTGAGCGTGGATGACTCGATCGCCAGCATCGAGCGCATCTTCAAGAACGACGCCGAGCCTAAAGACATCGCCGCGATCATCATCGAGCCGGTGCAGGGCGAGGGCGGTTTCTACGTCGCACCCAAAGCGTTCATGGCGCGTCTGCGTGAGCTGTGCGACAAGCACGGCATCCTGCTGATCGCCGATGAAGTGCAAACCGGTGCTGGCCGTACGGGCACCTTCTTCGCCATGGAGCAAATGGGCGTTTCGGCTGACCTGACCACGTTCGCCAAATCCATCGCCGGTGGTTTCCCGCTCGCAGGCGTGTGTGGCAAGGCTGAATACATGGACGCCATCGCGCCTGGCGGTCTGGGCGGCACCTATGCCGGTAGCCCGATCGCTTGCGCTGCTGCACTGGCGGTAATGGAAGTGTTTGAGGAAGAGCACCTGCTCGACCGCTGCAAAGCCGTTGGCGAGCGTCTGGTTACGGGCTTGCGCGCCATCCAGGCCAAGTACCCGGTCATCGGTGAAGTTCGTGCGCTGGGCGCAATGATCGCCGTCGAATGCTTCGAGAATGGCGATACCCACAAGCCAAACGCTGCAGCGGTCGCGCAAGTGATTGCCAAGGCGCGTGACAAGGGGCTGATCCTGCTGTCCTGCGGCACCTACGGCAACGTGTTGCGCGTGCTGGTCCCGCTGACCTCGCCGGACGAGCAGCTGGACAAAGGCCTGAAGATCATCGAAGAATGTTTCGCTGAAATCGCCTGA
- a CDS encoding HDOD domain-containing protein, which yields MMTVVEALTVPRVLIAESDPWAREMLNELVLNVRCDAQLDICANGREAVEIMRGYIPDLVIASRELPGIDGLSLLRTLRQLRRQPPVRFILLSSRNDSASVREAVQLAPTAYLTKPLNMESLRQRLETLLLQDGAQVACAVPALEAGVGLDAFLDKRREMADGGPLFVDVAAAVAGSRGASGVDLKLLEQALAKDPHITALLIAAASSATQHQGKPVQNLGRALAVLGAPQSVNLIQGIALKRGAVLTDATLLLHATEIWEVSQRTAECARTLARKLELDHERCYCAGLLRGLGDLTVVRCLQDWLHAGGTLDEATIRRALAQYSASFGSALRTRWRLPLELRELIAAVYQYNTGVFTREVLAMNVAGQMGLLGLEDPLEALAKSKSARLLKISESDLEGMRRRTVA from the coding sequence ATGATGACCGTGGTAGAGGCACTCACCGTACCCCGCGTATTGATCGCTGAATCGGACCCTTGGGCGCGTGAGATGCTCAACGAATTGGTCCTGAACGTGCGTTGCGACGCGCAATTGGATATCTGTGCGAACGGCAGGGAGGCTGTCGAAATCATGCGCGGGTACATCCCTGACCTGGTGATCGCGTCACGCGAGCTGCCCGGTATCGATGGTTTGAGCCTGCTTCGAACACTGCGGCAATTGCGCCGCCAGCCGCCGGTTCGGTTCATTCTGCTGAGCAGTCGCAACGACAGCGCCAGCGTCCGGGAGGCTGTGCAGTTGGCGCCCACTGCCTACCTGACCAAACCCTTGAACATGGAAAGTCTGCGCCAGCGGCTGGAGACCTTGCTGCTGCAGGATGGCGCGCAGGTCGCCTGCGCCGTCCCCGCGCTTGAAGCGGGCGTTGGCCTTGATGCCTTTCTTGATAAGCGCCGGGAAATGGCCGACGGCGGGCCGCTGTTCGTGGACGTCGCTGCGGCGGTGGCAGGCAGTCGCGGGGCGTCGGGCGTTGATCTCAAGCTGCTGGAGCAGGCTTTGGCCAAGGACCCACATATCACTGCGCTGTTGATCGCAGCCGCGAGCAGCGCGACGCAACACCAAGGCAAGCCTGTGCAGAATCTGGGCAGGGCGCTCGCCGTGCTCGGTGCCCCTCAAAGCGTTAACTTGATTCAGGGGATCGCGCTGAAGCGTGGTGCCGTCCTTACTGACGCCACCCTGCTGTTGCACGCCACCGAAATCTGGGAGGTGTCGCAACGCACCGCTGAGTGCGCCCGTACGTTGGCCCGCAAACTGGAGCTGGACCACGAGCGCTGCTATTGCGCGGGTTTGCTGAGAGGATTGGGCGATCTGACGGTGGTGCGCTGTCTGCAGGACTGGCTGCATGCGGGCGGCACACTGGATGAAGCAACCATTCGCCGAGCGCTGGCGCAGTATTCGGCCTCGTTCGGATCGGCGCTGCGGACGCGCTGGCGGCTGCCGCTGGAGCTGCGTGAGCTGATCGCAGCGGTGTATCAGTACAACACCGGCGTTTTCACACGTGAGGTATTGGCAATGAATGTCGCCGGGCAGATGGGCTTGCTTGGGCTCGAAGACCCGCTGGAAGCACTGGCGAAAAGCAAATCGGCGCGGCTGTTGAAGATCAGCGAGTCGGATCTGGAAGGGATGCGGCGCAGGACAGTGGCTTGA